Proteins encoded in a region of the Clostridium beijerinckii genome:
- a CDS encoding DUF1934 domain-containing protein, whose amino-acid sequence MKKKAIITVDSYVLDNEEDLVGVVTPGDFHEIEDGFKVEYEETKLSGMEGTKTTIIIRNDSFDLIREGTTETKMEFRNNHRTISLYKTPYGVMDLQIDTKKLNIDISKEGGTITAMYILEIGGQPALKTNLTIGVKLN is encoded by the coding sequence ATGAAGAAAAAAGCTATTATAACGGTGGATAGTTATGTGTTGGATAATGAAGAGGATCTTGTAGGTGTAGTAACTCCGGGAGATTTCCATGAAATAGAAGATGGATTTAAGGTAGAGTATGAGGAAACAAAGCTTTCAGGGATGGAAGGGACAAAGACTACTATAATAATAAGAAATGATTCTTTTGATTTAATAAGAGAAGGCACTACAGAAACTAAAATGGAATTTAGAAATAATCATAGAACAATATCTCTATATAAAACGCCGTACGGTGTTATGGATCTTCAAATAGATACTAAAAAACTTAATATTGATATTAGCAAAGAGGGCGGAACAATAACCGCAATGTACATACTAGAAATAGGTGGACAGCCTGCATTGAAGACAAACTTAACTATCGGTGTGAAATTAAATTAA
- the ispE gene encoding 4-(cytidine 5'-diphospho)-2-C-methyl-D-erythritol kinase, with the protein MKIKAYAKINIALDIVGKREDGYHILKMIMQTIDLYDIIEIEKTESEIRLNCNKHYVPTDERNLAYKAAKIFKETYSISQGVDIKLTKNIPVSAGLAGGSTDAAGVLKLMNKMFNVNASDEELKSIGLKLGADVPYCIKGGTALCEGIGEKITQLKSFKDKIIVLVKPPFGVSTKEVYKCFDLSKVVFHPKIDSLIENMNNDDVYFVANNMKNLLENVTLRKHRVIANIKEEMKSIGSIGTMMSGSGPTVFAFFDDMLKAQLCYDEMKKKYKDVFITRTI; encoded by the coding sequence ATGAAGATTAAGGCTTATGCCAAAATAAATATTGCCTTAGATATTGTTGGGAAAAGAGAAGACGGATATCATATATTAAAAATGATAATGCAAACTATAGATTTATATGACATAATAGAAATAGAAAAAACTGAATCTGAGATAAGGTTAAACTGTAATAAACATTATGTTCCTACAGATGAAAGAAATTTAGCTTATAAAGCAGCGAAAATATTTAAGGAAACTTATTCTATTAGTCAGGGAGTAGATATAAAGTTAACTAAGAATATACCTGTTTCAGCTGGATTGGCAGGCGGAAGTACTGATGCAGCAGGAGTTTTAAAGCTTATGAATAAGATGTTTAATGTAAATGCAAGTGATGAAGAATTGAAATCTATAGGGCTAAAACTAGGAGCTGATGTACCATATTGCATAAAAGGTGGAACAGCACTTTGCGAAGGTATAGGAGAAAAAATTACCCAATTAAAATCATTTAAAGATAAAATAATAGTTTTAGTAAAGCCACCTTTTGGTGTATCAACAAAAGAAGTTTATAAATGTTTTGATTTATCAAAAGTTGTATTTCATCCTAAAATAGATAGTTTAATAGAAAATATGAATAATGATGATGTTTATTTTGTAGCAAATAATATGAAAAATTTATTAGAGAATGTGACTTTAAGGAAACATAGAGTTATTGCTAACATTAAGGAAGAAATGAAATCTATTGGCTCTATAGGTACAATGATGAGTGGTAGTGGGCCGACTGTTTTTGCTTTTTTTGATGATATGCTAAAAGCGCAGTTATGTTATGATGAAATGAAAAAAAAATATAAAGATGTATTTATAACAAGAACAATTTAA
- a CDS encoding CTP synthase — MSTKYVFVTGGVVSALGKGITAASLGRLLKNRGVKISIQKFDPYLNVDPGTMSPYQHGEVFVTDDGAETDLDLGHYERFIDESLTQNSNVTTGKIYSSVIEKERRGEYLGGTVQVIPHITNAIKDKVYQVAKDRDVDVVITEIGGTVGDIESQPFLESIRQIKSEVGAENVCYIHVTLVPYLGKAGELKTKPTQHSVKELRMIGIQPDIIVCRTEKELSDDVKAKIGLFCNIDGRSVIQNLDAENLYEVPLMLHSEGLDNLVCEKLHLGCKDIDNSEWIQMVQKIKNLKNNVKIALVGKYVELHDAYISVVEALSHGGYANNTNVEIKWINAENIENSNAQELLKDVDGILVPGGFGDRGIEGKIAAIKWARENKKPFLGICLGMQCAVIEYARSVLGYEDANSSEINPGTNYPVIDLMPDQKDIENLGGTMRLGLYPCRLAENTNSYEVYKNEIINERHRHRYEFNNEFRKQITEAGMKIAGTSPDERLVEIVEVEDHPWYVAVQFHPELKSRPNKPHKLFVGFIKAALEENKSK; from the coding sequence ATGAGTACTAAATACGTTTTTGTTACAGGCGGAGTTGTATCAGCACTAGGAAAAGGAATAACAGCAGCGTCTCTTGGGAGATTATTGAAGAATAGAGGGGTAAAAATTTCTATTCAAAAATTTGATCCATATCTTAATGTGGATCCGGGAACAATGAGCCCTTATCAGCATGGAGAGGTTTTTGTTACAGATGATGGAGCTGAGACGGATTTAGATTTAGGCCATTATGAAAGATTTATAGATGAAAGTTTAACCCAAAATTCAAATGTTACAACTGGTAAGATATATAGTTCTGTTATAGAAAAAGAAAGAAGGGGAGAATACCTTGGAGGTACAGTTCAGGTAATTCCTCATATAACTAATGCTATAAAAGATAAAGTATACCAAGTAGCAAAAGATAGAGATGTTGATGTGGTAATAACTGAAATCGGTGGGACTGTTGGAGATATAGAATCACAACCATTTTTAGAATCTATTAGACAAATAAAAAGTGAAGTTGGAGCTGAAAATGTTTGTTACATACATGTTACTTTGGTACCATACTTGGGAAAAGCAGGAGAATTAAAGACAAAGCCTACTCAACATTCAGTAAAAGAATTAAGAATGATAGGTATCCAACCAGATATAATAGTATGCAGAACTGAAAAAGAATTATCAGATGATGTTAAAGCTAAAATTGGATTGTTCTGTAATATAGACGGAAGATCAGTAATTCAAAATCTTGATGCGGAAAATTTATATGAAGTTCCATTAATGCTACATTCAGAAGGTTTAGATAATCTTGTATGTGAAAAATTACATTTAGGATGTAAAGATATTGATAATTCCGAATGGATTCAAATGGTACAAAAGATTAAGAACCTTAAAAACAACGTGAAGATAGCATTAGTGGGTAAATACGTTGAGTTACACGATGCATACATATCAGTAGTTGAAGCATTAAGTCATGGTGGATATGCTAATAATACTAATGTTGAAATTAAGTGGATTAATGCCGAAAATATTGAAAACAGTAATGCTCAAGAATTACTTAAAGATGTTGATGGAATATTAGTGCCAGGTGGATTTGGTGACAGAGGAATAGAAGGTAAAATAGCAGCTATAAAATGGGCGAGAGAAAATAAGAAACCTTTCCTAGGAATTTGCTTGGGAATGCAATGTGCCGTAATTGAATATGCAAGAAGTGTATTAGGGTATGAAGATGCAAATAGTTCGGAAATAAACCCAGGTACAAATTATCCAGTAATAGATCTTATGCCAGATCAAAAGGATATAGAAAATCTTGGTGGTACAATGAGATTAGGATTATATCCTTGTAGATTAGCTGAAAATACTAACTCTTATGAAGTATATAAAAATGAAATTATCAATGAAAGACATAGACATAGATATGAATTTAATAATGAATTCAGAAAACAAATAACTGAAGCTGGAATGAAAATTGCAGGAACAAGTCCTGATGAAAGATTAGTTGAGATTGTTGAAGTAGAAGATCATCCATGGTATGTTGCAGTACAATTTCACCCAGAGCTAAAATCAAGACCTAACAAGCCACATAAGTTGTTTGTAGGATTTATTAAAGCAGCATTAGAAGAAAATAAATCAAAGTAA
- the cphA gene encoding cyanophycin synthetase, with protein MKIIQKRIYEGQNIYSHKKCIRIDMDLEGYSEIPSKDIPNFNFNLVNIIPELKNHRCGIDEEGGFVKRLKEGTYLAHICEHTMIAIQNNLGIDVAYGKAREIKGDMYYIIVQYEYKNTILEVANLAIDLMNSLIAQNPINFDGRMKIIQNILQNEQMGATTKAICDAAREYKLPVMQLGDSTIYQIGYGKAGRLIEASIGNKTSCVGVDISCDKLLTKQLLQTQNIPVADGSKVLNLIGLLQEAERIGYPVVLKPQCGNKGQGVILNIKDQKQLVDAYINLRKNQKDIILEKYFEGSDYRVCVVNYKVVAASLRIAPYVIGNGKDSLRMLIEVLNKDPLRGEDHEKALTKIKIDAELIACLSKRGLELNYIPEEGEKILLRENANLSTGGIAIDCTDEICEENIESCINAAKTLGLDICGVDICAKDISVPLKDNNGIVLEINAAPGIRMHHFPSKGKKRNVGKAILETLYDEEPKNIPVISITGTNGKTTTTRLISHVLRKMGSNVGMTSTDGVYLNEKCIHKGDDSGFNSARSILMNKDVDVAVLETARGGLVKSGLAYELADVAIITNITNDHLGLDGINSIEELSFTKALVGEAVKDDGFVVVNADDKYSKTVINRFSAEKIYFSKDKENPLIQENIANGKIAVFVEDDKICVINNKKKYEIVSARELPISYNGTLEYNIENAMAACAGLVGLEVDYCMISKGFMDFGLKNEDNSGRFNMYNYLNRRVILDYAHNIEGYKAVISSLRKIKGDNDLIGVIGIPGDRKDDIGYAIGEICANNFDKIVIKEDKDKRGRKSGEIADILEKSILKTNKNANLKICLDEVQALKYAIDISNKDDIIVVFYEKLDSLLEFINEEPNKQLDTFDEEYKQYSNTL; from the coding sequence ATGAAGATAATACAAAAGAGAATATATGAAGGCCAAAATATTTATTCTCATAAAAAATGTATAAGAATAGATATGGATTTGGAAGGATATTCTGAAATACCAAGTAAGGACATACCGAATTTTAATTTTAATCTTGTAAATATAATACCTGAATTAAAAAATCATAGATGCGGAATTGATGAAGAAGGTGGTTTTGTTAAAAGACTAAAAGAAGGAACTTACCTAGCGCATATTTGTGAACACACTATGATAGCGATACAAAATAATTTGGGGATAGATGTTGCTTATGGAAAGGCAAGAGAAATTAAAGGCGATATGTATTATATTATCGTACAATATGAATATAAAAATACAATACTTGAGGTGGCTAATTTAGCCATAGATTTGATGAATTCTTTGATAGCACAAAATCCAATAAATTTCGATGGAAGAATGAAAATTATACAAAACATATTGCAAAATGAGCAAATGGGTGCGACTACAAAAGCAATATGTGATGCGGCAAGGGAATATAAACTTCCTGTTATGCAATTAGGGGATAGCACCATATATCAAATAGGATATGGAAAAGCAGGTAGACTTATAGAAGCTTCTATAGGAAACAAGACTAGTTGTGTAGGAGTTGATATATCTTGTGATAAGCTCTTAACAAAACAGTTGCTTCAAACTCAAAATATACCTGTAGCTGATGGAAGCAAAGTGCTTAATTTAATTGGGTTATTACAAGAAGCAGAACGAATTGGATATCCAGTGGTTTTAAAGCCACAATGTGGAAACAAAGGTCAAGGTGTAATACTAAATATAAAAGATCAAAAACAATTGGTTGATGCATATATTAACTTAAGAAAAAATCAAAAGGATATAATTTTGGAAAAATACTTTGAAGGAAGCGACTACAGAGTTTGTGTCGTGAATTATAAAGTGGTAGCTGCATCATTGAGAATTGCTCCATATGTTATTGGAAATGGAAAAGATAGTTTAAGAATGTTAATAGAGGTTCTTAATAAAGATCCATTAAGAGGAGAGGATCATGAAAAAGCATTAACCAAAATAAAAATTGATGCTGAGTTAATAGCATGTCTTTCTAAAAGAGGATTGGAGCTAAACTATATCCCTGAAGAGGGTGAAAAAATATTATTAAGAGAGAATGCAAATCTTTCTACTGGCGGAATAGCAATAGATTGTACTGATGAAATCTGCGAAGAGAATATAGAAAGTTGTATAAATGCAGCTAAAACTTTAGGTTTAGATATTTGTGGAGTTGATATTTGTGCAAAAGATATTAGTGTTCCGCTCAAGGACAATAATGGAATAGTTTTAGAGATAAATGCTGCACCAGGTATAAGAATGCACCATTTCCCTTCAAAAGGTAAAAAGCGTAATGTTGGAAAAGCAATACTTGAAACGCTTTATGATGAAGAACCTAAAAATATACCTGTAATATCTATTACAGGCACTAATGGAAAGACAACTACTACAAGGTTAATAAGTCATGTACTAAGAAAGATGGGAAGCAATGTAGGCATGACATCGACTGATGGTGTATATTTGAATGAAAAGTGTATACATAAGGGAGACGATTCTGGATTTAATAGCGCAAGATCAATACTGATGAATAAAGATGTAGATGTAGCTGTTTTAGAAACTGCTAGAGGAGGATTGGTTAAAAGCGGGCTAGCATATGAGTTGGCAGATGTAGCAATAATCACAAATATAACAAATGATCATCTGGGCTTGGATGGAATTAATTCTATTGAAGAGTTGAGTTTTACAAAAGCTTTAGTAGGAGAAGCTGTAAAAGATGATGGTTTTGTTGTTGTAAATGCCGATGATAAATATAGCAAAACTGTAATAAATAGATTCTCAGCAGAAAAGATTTATTTTTCAAAAGATAAAGAAAATCCGTTGATACAAGAAAATATAGCTAATGGAAAAATAGCTGTATTTGTTGAAGATGATAAGATTTGTGTGATTAATAATAAGAAGAAGTATGAAATTGTATCTGCTAGAGAGTTACCAATATCATATAATGGAACATTAGAATATAATATAGAAAATGCAATGGCGGCTTGTGCAGGTCTTGTAGGCTTAGAAGTTGATTATTGTATGATTTCAAAAGGTTTTATGGATTTTGGGTTAAAGAACGAAGATAATAGCGGAAGATTTAATATGTATAATTACCTTAACAGAAGAGTTATATTAGATTATGCTCATAATATTGAAGGGTATAAAGCGGTTATATCTTCATTGAGAAAGATTAAAGGAGATAATGATTTAATTGGGGTAATTGGAATACCAGGAGATAGAAAAGACGATATAGGATACGCAATAGGAGAAATATGTGCTAATAATTTTGATAAAATAGTAATAAAAGAAGATAAGGATAAAAGGGGTAGAAAATCTGGAGAGATTGCAGATATATTAGAAAAGTCAATATTGAAAACTAATAAAAATGCAAATTTAAAGATTTGTCTAGACGAAGTTCAAGCGTTAAAATATGCAATAGATATAAGTAATAAGGACGATATAATTGTAGTATTCTATGAAAAATTAGATTCTCTTTTAGAGTTTATAAATGAGGAACCAAACAAACAACTAGATACGTTCGATGAAGAATATAAACAGTATAGTAATACACTATAA
- a CDS encoding thymidine kinase yields the protein MSKLYFRYGAMNSGKSTHLMQVAYNYEERGMKVVIIKPRIDNKGGDTLVSRLGVNRRVDLLVSDQDDIFQIISNYIKENNKIDCILVDEVQFLRESQIDQLFEIAVKINIPIICYGLRTDFKRNGFEGSTRLLLLAHSIEEMKTICACGRKAIFNGRKINNKFVFEGEQIAIDDEDNVEYESLCGECYYKYKEN from the coding sequence ATGAGTAAATTATATTTTAGATATGGGGCCATGAATTCTGGAAAATCAACTCATTTAATGCAAGTTGCTTATAATTATGAAGAACGTGGTATGAAGGTGGTAATTATTAAACCTAGAATTGATAACAAAGGTGGAGACACACTTGTATCTAGGTTAGGAGTAAATAGGCGGGTAGATTTATTAGTTTCAGATCAGGATGATATCTTTCAAATAATCAGTAATTATATAAAAGAAAATAATAAAATAGACTGTATACTAGTAGACGAAGTTCAATTTTTAAGAGAATCACAAATAGATCAGTTATTTGAAATTGCTGTAAAGATTAATATACCTATAATATGTTATGGTCTAAGAACTGATTTTAAAAGAAATGGATTTGAAGGTAGTACAAGATTGTTATTGTTGGCTCATAGTATTGAAGAAATGAAAACAATCTGTGCATGCGGTAGGAAAGCTATATTTAATGGAAGAAAAATAAATAATAAATTTGTATTTGAGGGAGAACAAATCGCAATTGATGATGAAGATAATGTTGAATATGAGTCATTATGTGGAGAGTGCTACTATAAATACAAAGAAAATTAA
- the spoIIR gene encoding stage II sporulation protein R, translated as MIKYLKLKKIVLVVLITLSINIFSGCTSISGGNSTSLVNSLIATESNKNENNMRVLNYDEVKDSLIRFHVIANSDNDDDQQLKLKVKNRVIDYLYPYLNSSQSLDESRKIIKDKMEDVKTLAQEVIKDNNYDYDVKVELSRENFPDKSYGNITLPQGNYEAFRIIIGSGQGRNWWCVMFPPLCFVDESKAQVEYDKTENKIKSNGKSFGLESKDDSTENVEDKQADGNNIKIKFKIVEIFRDIFK; from the coding sequence ATGATAAAATATTTGAAATTAAAAAAAATAGTATTGGTAGTTTTAATAACATTAAGTATAAATATATTTTCTGGATGTACAAGCATTAGCGGAGGTAATAGTACAAGTTTGGTAAATAGTTTAATTGCAACAGAAAGTAATAAAAACGAGAATAATATGAGGGTGCTCAATTACGACGAGGTTAAAGATTCATTAATAAGATTTCATGTTATTGCTAATAGTGATAACGATGATGATCAGCAATTGAAGTTAAAAGTTAAGAATAGAGTTATAGATTATCTATATCCTTATTTAAATTCTTCACAGTCATTAGATGAATCAAGAAAAATTATAAAAGATAAGATGGAAGATGTTAAAACACTTGCACAAGAGGTAATTAAGGATAATAATTATGATTATGATGTAAAAGTTGAATTGTCTAGGGAAAACTTTCCTGATAAGTCTTATGGTAATATCACTTTGCCGCAAGGAAATTATGAGGCCTTTAGAATAATTATAGGAAGTGGACAAGGAAGGAACTGGTGGTGTGTAATGTTTCCTCCACTATGTTTTGTAGACGAATCAAAGGCACAAGTGGAATATGATAAAACGGAGAATAAAATAAAGTCAAATGGAAAAAGTTTTGGATTAGAATCTAAAGACGATTCAACTGAAAATGTAGAAGATAAGCAAGCTGATGGAAATAATATAAAGATAAAGTTTAAAATAGTGGAAATATTTCGAGATATATTTAAATAA
- the rpmE gene encoding 50S ribosomal protein L31 yields the protein MREGIHPEYHHNTVVKCACGNTFTTGSVKEELKVEICSKCHPFFTGKQKIVDVGGRVDKFNKRFNLGSK from the coding sequence ATGAGAGAAGGCATACATCCAGAATACCACCACAATACAGTGGTTAAGTGTGCATGTGGAAACACTTTCACTACTGGTTCTGTTAAAGAAGAACTAAAAGTTGAAATATGCTCTAAATGCCACCCATTCTTCACTGGTAAACAAAAAATTGTTGACGTTGGTGGAAGAGTTGATAAATTCAACAAGAGATTCAACCTTGGCAGCAAGTAA
- a CDS encoding MGDG synthase family glycosyltransferase, producing the protein MKKVLILTTSTGQGHNQAAASVEESFNNSGYEITKLDFLAKNSKLLNDIIVIGYEFSASKFPKTYGFFYKLTDTKLTNKLLKLIFFMARKKVSKLINKIQPDVIIATHSINISVISDLKKNGLDIPFILVVTDFKAHYLYVDSYVDAYITGSNYTKKSLVDRGINPNKIYPIGIPISSKFYTEVTLANDLKDDEYFNLLLMGGSLGLTTIFTVLKELLKNPHKLRITVVCGKNDNLKNRLISYCKENNFENKKLHILGFTKDISYLMDYCDILISKPGGLTVTESIVKNIPLIIPFAIPGQENENIDFLTSEGYSIYVKDLSKLNDKINYLINNPNELSKIKLKLKELSSTYSLTKIVDIADDLISKK; encoded by the coding sequence ATGAAAAAAGTTTTAATCTTAACAACATCTACAGGACAGGGACATAATCAAGCTGCTGCTTCCGTAGAGGAATCATTTAATAATTCTGGTTATGAGATTACAAAGCTTGACTTTTTAGCCAAGAACAGCAAGCTTCTTAACGATATAATTGTAATTGGATATGAGTTTTCGGCATCGAAGTTTCCCAAAACTTATGGTTTCTTTTACAAACTAACTGATACCAAATTAACCAATAAACTATTAAAACTCATCTTCTTTATGGCAAGAAAGAAGGTTTCGAAACTTATAAACAAAATACAACCCGATGTTATCATAGCTACCCATTCAATTAATATTAGCGTAATTTCAGATCTAAAAAAGAATGGATTAGATATACCTTTTATTTTAGTAGTTACAGATTTTAAAGCTCATTATCTATATGTGGATTCTTACGTTGATGCTTATATAACCGGAAGTAACTATACAAAAAAATCTCTAGTAGATAGAGGTATTAATCCTAATAAAATTTATCCAATAGGCATACCTATAAGTAGTAAATTTTATACTGAAGTTACATTAGCAAACGATTTAAAAGATGATGAATATTTTAATTTATTGCTTATGGGAGGAAGTCTTGGATTAACTACTATTTTTACAGTTCTTAAGGAATTGTTAAAAAATCCACACAAGTTAAGAATCACAGTAGTTTGTGGCAAAAATGATAACTTAAAAAATAGATTAATTAGTTATTGTAAGGAAAATAACTTTGAAAATAAAAAACTTCATATATTAGGTTTCACAAAAGATATCTCTTATTTAATGGATTATTGTGATATCTTAATATCAAAACCTGGCGGATTAACTGTTACAGAATCTATAGTAAAGAACATTCCATTAATAATTCCATTTGCCATACCAGGTCAAGAAAATGAAAATATAGATTTTCTAACTAGCGAAGGTTATTCAATATATGTAAAAGACTTAAGCAAGCTGAATGATAAAATAAATTACTTAATAAACAACCCTAATGAGCTATCCAAAATTAAGCTAAAGCTCAAAGAGTTATCATCAACCTATTCTTTAACTAAAATAGTCGATATAGCAGATGATTTAATTTCTAAGAAATAA
- the rho gene encoding transcription termination factor Rho, translating into MTKKEYESMTLTKLKDIAKDLGVKNISKYKKNELIEEILKVPSNFIEKNGVILRENIAPKNVEETRSVMPRSNNIEANKESNDSEVKSRTNEIGNVEKKENLKEMINESNVANGILEILENNSFGFLRCKNYLTSSEDVYVSPSQIRRFNLRTGDEVEGKVREAKETEKFKALLFVQKVNGEHPEKAIGRKSFETLTPIYPKERLKLETSDSNDLSSRLMDIICPIGKGQRGIIVAPPKAGKTTLLKKIAQNISKNYPDVKLIVLLIDERPEEVTDMKRSINGDVVYSTFDEEPQNHAKVAQMVLERAKRMVEQGKDVVILMDSITRLSRAYNLTITPTGRTLSGGLDPGALIMPKKFFGAARKIEEGGSLTILATALIETGSRMDDMIFEEFKGTGNMEVHLDRRLQERRIFPAIDIYKSGTRKEDLILSKEELEVAFSIRKKMYRDGNSDDITENLINMLSKTGDNKEFIDVFQKKIQ; encoded by the coding sequence TTGACAAAAAAAGAATATGAAAGCATGACTTTAACAAAGTTAAAAGATATTGCTAAAGATTTAGGTGTGAAAAATATATCTAAATATAAAAAGAATGAGCTAATAGAAGAAATATTGAAAGTTCCTAGTAACTTTATAGAAAAGAATGGTGTTATATTAAGAGAAAATATAGCACCTAAGAATGTAGAAGAGACTAGAAGTGTTATGCCTAGAAGTAATAATATTGAGGCGAATAAAGAAAGCAATGATTCAGAAGTGAAATCTAGGACAAATGAAATTGGGAATGTGGAAAAGAAAGAAAATTTAAAAGAAATGATAAATGAATCCAACGTTGCAAATGGGATTTTAGAAATACTTGAAAATAATAGTTTTGGCTTCCTAAGATGTAAAAACTATTTAACTAGTAGCGAAGATGTTTATGTGTCTCCATCTCAGATTAGAAGATTTAATTTAAGAACAGGAGATGAAGTTGAGGGTAAGGTAAGAGAAGCAAAGGAAACTGAGAAGTTTAAAGCTTTATTATTTGTTCAAAAAGTTAATGGAGAACATCCGGAAAAAGCTATAGGAAGAAAATCTTTTGAAACATTAACACCAATATATCCAAAAGAAAGATTAAAATTAGAAACATCTGATAGTAATGATTTATCATCGAGACTAATGGATATAATATGCCCAATAGGAAAAGGACAAAGAGGAATTATAGTCGCTCCACCAAAGGCAGGGAAAACTACATTATTAAAAAAGATTGCTCAAAATATATCTAAAAATTATCCTGATGTAAAGCTTATTGTTTTGCTTATAGATGAAAGACCAGAAGAAGTTACTGATATGAAGAGGTCTATTAATGGAGATGTAGTTTATTCAACTTTTGATGAGGAACCGCAAAACCATGCAAAGGTAGCTCAGATGGTATTAGAAAGAGCTAAGAGAATGGTTGAGCAAGGAAAAGATGTTGTTATTCTCATGGATAGTATAACTAGACTATCAAGAGCATACAATTTGACAATAACTCCTACAGGTAGAACATTGTCAGGTGGTCTTGATCCAGGTGCACTTATAATGCCTAAAAAGTTTTTTGGAGCAGCAAGAAAAATTGAAGAGGGCGGAAGCTTAACAATACTAGCCACTGCACTAATCGAAACAGGGTCGAGAATGGATGATATGATATTTGAAGAATTTAAAGGAACAGGTAATATGGAAGTTCATTTAGATAGACGTCTACAAGAGAGAAGAATTTTCCCGGCTATAGATATATATAAGTCTGGAACAAGAAAAGAAGATTTAATTTTATCTAAAGAAGAATTAGAAGTGGCATTCTCCATAAGGAAAAAGATGTATAGAGATGGAAACTCAGATGATATTACAGAGAATTTAATTAATATGTTATCTAAAACTGGCGACAATAAAGAATTTATAGATGTATTCCAGAAAAAAATTCAATAG